In Paenibacillus guangzhouensis, a single window of DNA contains:
- a CDS encoding phage tail protein, which produces MSYIVDFKNVSTVGLESSPVVEALAGLRANEARYFMTKYKHEFTVVPASESQDTLDYVNRILKEERNIEFAAKPLETSRFQVENIQFAYVFYEDGLAINVMYTVDDPKKRAVGFKLSEGMEIPKELEEKFKFARQKSKLAGTIRGSFFVIKGQY; this is translated from the coding sequence ATGTCGTATATCGTTGATTTTAAGAATGTGTCTACGGTTGGCTTAGAGTCTTCCCCTGTAGTAGAAGCTCTTGCTGGTCTGCGTGCGAATGAAGCCCGTTATTTTATGACCAAGTACAAGCATGAATTTACGGTTGTACCCGCTAGCGAAAGTCAGGATACCCTTGATTATGTGAACCGCATTTTGAAAGAAGAACGGAATATTGAGTTTGCGGCCAAACCTCTAGAAACGTCGCGTTTTCAAGTGGAAAATATCCAATTTGCCTACGTTTTCTATGAGGATGGTCTTGCGATCAATGTGATGTATACGGTTGATGACCCTAAGAAGCGGGCCGTTGGGTTTAAGCTGTCTGAGGGAATGGAAATACCAAAGGAGCTAGAAGAGAAGTTTAAGTTTGCTAGGCAGAAGTCGAAACTAGCCGGGACGATTCGGGGTTCGTTTTTTGTCATTAAAGGACAATATTAA
- a CDS encoding TetR/AcrR family transcriptional regulator, translating into MTQSKTDPRILRTRKLIMDSFIELSGNKEFKDITVKDITTEAKINRATFYYHFEDIYDLLDKVLSEVLLINLNAIDFEKSELNEASIIDIFVAITDFQRALSSRCHRGYDETIARIIREQLEIIFYGMLRKQHTTEENESLKITAVILSWGVYGASVEWRRNRKELSPEAFIRSAIPFLMSGIEHGKS; encoded by the coding sequence ATGACGCAATCGAAGACAGACCCCCGCATTTTACGAACTCGCAAGTTAATCATGGACTCTTTTATTGAACTTTCAGGGAATAAAGAATTCAAGGATATTACCGTCAAGGATATTACAACAGAGGCTAAGATCAATCGCGCAACGTTCTATTATCATTTTGAAGATATATATGACTTGCTCGACAAAGTATTATCGGAAGTTCTATTGATTAATTTGAATGCCATAGACTTCGAGAAAAGCGAGCTAAATGAAGCGTCGATTATTGATATCTTCGTAGCCATAACGGATTTCCAAAGAGCGTTATCCAGTCGGTGTCATAGAGGATACGATGAGACTATAGCCCGCATTATCAGGGAACAACTTGAAATCATTTTCTATGGCATGCTGCGAAAACAACATACAACAGAAGAGAATGAATCGCTAAAAATTACAGCGGTCATTTTAAGTTGGGGCGTTTATGGTGCTTCGGTAGAGTGGAGGAGAAATCGTAAGGAATTATCACCAGAAGCATTTATTCGGTCGGCCATTCCTTTTCTGATGTCTGGGATTGAACACGGAAAATCGTAA
- a CDS encoding helix-turn-helix domain-containing protein — MYEWNEMVQLMVDWVESNITESTSLLQMSEQLGYSPYYCSRQFNQLTGMTLRDYIWTRRISRAALELRDTDQRVLDVAVKYGFSSQEAFTRAFNKAFRLTPAAYQKAPRPIPLAIRQEVFSPYHYLIKERDKMSKVHLQPAEIKVEFIPAHKFIGIWDISVTNYGDFWGNGHSCDEISGTLESMSNHTLPGQLGQTAGWFYQNGQQGYLYGIPVSMEYDGPIPECMECREIPESEYLVFFHPPFDYMKDNGAVMRTTEEVAWNFDPQGMGYEWDEGAKQDYQRHFPEGYGYAVLRPVKKI, encoded by the coding sequence ATGTACGAATGGAATGAAATGGTCCAGCTAATGGTAGATTGGGTGGAGAGCAATATTACGGAGAGTACATCCCTATTGCAGATGTCGGAACAGTTAGGTTACTCACCCTATTATTGTTCCAGGCAGTTTAATCAATTAACCGGGATGACATTGAGGGATTACATCTGGACTCGAAGGATCAGCCGTGCCGCCCTGGAGCTCCGCGACACGGATCAGCGGGTTCTGGATGTTGCCGTAAAGTATGGATTTTCATCACAAGAGGCGTTTACACGAGCTTTTAACAAGGCATTTCGGCTCACCCCTGCAGCCTACCAAAAAGCTCCCCGACCTATTCCGTTGGCTATTCGTCAGGAGGTATTCTCGCCTTATCATTATTTGATCAAGGAGCGGGATAAGATGAGTAAAGTACATTTGCAACCGGCGGAGATCAAAGTCGAGTTCATTCCGGCGCACAAATTTATCGGGATCTGGGATATTTCCGTAACAAATTATGGGGACTTCTGGGGAAACGGGCACTCTTGTGATGAGATCAGCGGTACGCTCGAGAGTATGTCCAACCATACTCTTCCTGGACAACTGGGTCAGACGGCGGGATGGTTTTACCAGAACGGTCAACAGGGGTACTTGTATGGAATCCCCGTTTCAATGGAGTATGATGGACCGATTCCGGAATGTATGGAATGCAGGGAAATTCCGGAATCGGAATATTTGGTCTTTTTCCATCCGCCTTTCGATTACATGAAGGATAATGGTGCTGTTATGAGGACAACTGAAGAGGTAGCATGGAACTTCGACCCCCAAGGGATGGGATACGAATGGGATGAAGGGGCCAAACAGGACTACCAACGACATTTTCCAGAGGGTTATGGTTATGCAGTGTTGCGACCAGTAAAAAAGATATAG
- the trpB gene encoding tryptophan synthase subunit beta, which yields MDQQLQQEGYFGEFGGSFVPPELQEVLDYLSEQFYKFRDDPDFKEELSYYLREYVGRQSPLTYAERLSAAWGGPKIYLKREDLNHTGAHKINNAIGQILLAKRMGAKRIIAETGAGQHGVATATACAMFNMECVIYMGAEDTRRQALNVFRMELLGATVIPVHKGQGRLKDAVDEALDDLVRNYKNTFYLLGSAVGPHPFPTMVKHFQAVISEESKQQILEKEGRLPDAVVACAGGGSNAIGAFAHYIDEPSVRLIGVEPDKAPTLTQGVPSIIHGFKCLVLLDEEGQPQKTYSIAAGLDYPGIGPEHSHLKVTGRAEYATVTNEEVLEAFQELSRTEGIIPALESAHAVAHAKKLAKAMGPDQILIVNLSGRGDKDVEQVYQMLK from the coding sequence ATGGACCAACAATTGCAGCAAGAGGGGTACTTTGGAGAGTTCGGGGGCAGCTTTGTTCCACCGGAATTGCAGGAAGTGCTGGATTATTTAAGTGAGCAATTTTACAAGTTTCGAGATGACCCGGACTTCAAGGAAGAGCTTAGCTATTATCTGCGCGAATATGTTGGTCGCCAGAGCCCGCTAACGTATGCGGAGCGGCTGTCCGCAGCTTGGGGAGGTCCCAAGATCTACTTAAAGCGCGAGGATCTGAATCATACCGGAGCGCATAAGATTAATAACGCGATTGGCCAGATTCTGCTCGCGAAGCGGATGGGAGCGAAGCGGATTATCGCCGAGACGGGTGCCGGGCAGCACGGTGTTGCTACGGCAACGGCTTGCGCCATGTTCAATATGGAATGCGTCATTTATATGGGAGCGGAAGATACGCGCCGCCAGGCGCTTAACGTGTTCCGGATGGAACTGCTCGGCGCAACCGTCATTCCGGTTCATAAAGGGCAGGGACGACTGAAGGATGCGGTGGATGAAGCGTTAGACGATCTGGTTCGCAACTATAAAAATACGTTTTATTTGCTCGGATCCGCGGTTGGCCCGCACCCATTCCCGACGATGGTCAAACACTTCCAGGCTGTCATCAGCGAAGAGTCAAAGCAGCAGATTCTAGAGAAGGAAGGCCGGCTGCCGGATGCGGTGGTGGCATGCGCGGGCGGCGGCAGCAATGCGATTGGCGCATTCGCCCACTACATCGACGAGCCGAGCGTTCGCTTGATTGGCGTCGAACCGGACAAAGCGCCAACCTTAACTCAGGGCGTCCCAAGCATCATTCACGGCTTCAAGTGTTTAGTGTTGTTGGACGAAGAAGGCCAGCCTCAAAAAACCTATTCGATCGCTGCGGGGCTCGACTATCCGGGCATCGGACCGGAGCATAGTCACCTGAAGGTAACTGGGCGGGCCGAATATGCGACCGTTACTAATGAGGAAGTGCTGGAAGCCTTCCAGGAGCTGTCCCGCACAGAGGGAATCATCCCTGCCCTAGAGAGCGCGCACGCGGTTGCACACGCCAAGAAGCTAGCCAAGGCGATGGGTCCGGATCAAATTCTTATCGTTAACTTGTCTGGCCGCGGGGACAAGGATGTTGAACAAGTGTATCAAATGCTCAAATAG
- a CDS encoding glycosyltransferase family 2 protein — MQNEKRQHIWFVVTMILMSIYLLWRIFFTLPWDQGFLNMVFGILLIVAETVTVLTTFELFFQKMQKERTQLDFPIIPPEHYPDVDVFIATHNEPVDLLYKTVNACTFMDYPDKQKVHIYLCDDGGRPEVEELARQFGVGYLGFPGNKEAKSGNLNHALSKTSSPLIATFDADMIPQHTFLMKTVPYFLLSQFTQDKGEWRLRREDELDDKFKLGLVQTPQSFYNPDLFQFNLYAEQGIPNEQDFFSREVNILRNASNAVAYTGSNTVISRKAMEEIGGFPLKTITEDFETSIRLQQAGYITYATQEVQAAGLTTTTIPSMIKQRIRWARGILQSLQNTRAVTSGKLPFWTRVTYMSSFLYWWSFFNRLIFIMAPILFALFDFQIVNTSFLEILVFWLPSYFCYSMSMRYLSSNIRNQRWSQVIDTIFMPYLIWPVLLETLHIHERKFKVTNKKKGAGPKWMTSLLYALPHIFLLLLSVAAIVRFVHGKYGLALFYSSIIVFWLVHNMIALCYALFFMIGRRAYRETERIRAQEDVTIHYKAGNLRYQARTVDVSEHGIAIYVEHPVYLPPQTTISLVVKSERYEASLDAVIVYVKKDGDGWRYSATVQPVDETNKRQYMQIIYDRKHSLPEQMNLWDTAYDDMVRNVKRRIVQPLLDKRKMPRIPLQCPIVMTNGAGCTLRSFNYLYFSASGFQGDIPVGAVVTFYTRSDIEVIVRHTGKTTAGHQEVLLSVENIGDIVDRGLVDQMLDDLLHPRSESA; from the coding sequence GTGCAAAATGAAAAACGGCAGCATATTTGGTTTGTCGTCACGATGATCCTGATGTCCATCTATTTGTTATGGCGTATCTTTTTTACGTTACCATGGGATCAAGGGTTCTTGAACATGGTATTCGGCATTCTGCTGATTGTAGCGGAGACGGTAACGGTGCTGACGACCTTTGAATTGTTTTTTCAGAAAATGCAAAAGGAACGCACACAGCTCGACTTCCCAATCATCCCACCGGAGCATTATCCGGATGTCGATGTGTTCATTGCCACGCACAATGAGCCGGTCGATCTGCTGTATAAAACCGTTAATGCCTGTACATTCATGGATTATCCGGACAAGCAGAAGGTTCATATTTATTTGTGTGACGATGGTGGTCGGCCTGAGGTTGAAGAGCTGGCCAGACAGTTTGGTGTCGGGTATCTTGGTTTTCCTGGGAACAAGGAGGCTAAATCCGGCAATTTGAATCATGCATTAAGCAAAACCTCCTCCCCGCTTATTGCGACTTTTGATGCGGACATGATTCCGCAGCATACCTTCCTGATGAAGACCGTTCCATATTTCCTGCTCTCGCAGTTTACCCAGGACAAAGGGGAATGGCGGCTTCGAAGAGAAGATGAGCTCGATGACAAATTCAAGCTCGGGCTGGTTCAGACCCCGCAGAGCTTCTACAATCCGGATTTATTCCAATTTAATCTTTATGCGGAACAGGGCATTCCGAACGAACAGGATTTCTTCTCCAGAGAGGTTAATATTTTGCGTAATGCCTCCAATGCGGTGGCCTATACCGGGAGCAACACGGTCATTTCCCGAAAAGCGATGGAGGAAATCGGCGGTTTCCCGCTGAAGACGATCACCGAGGATTTTGAGACCAGCATCCGCTTGCAGCAAGCAGGCTATATTACGTATGCAACCCAGGAAGTTCAGGCTGCAGGGCTGACCACGACAACAATTCCGAGCATGATTAAGCAGCGCATCCGCTGGGCGAGAGGCATTCTTCAAAGTTTGCAGAATACCCGTGCTGTTACTTCCGGCAAGCTGCCCTTTTGGACAAGAGTTACCTATATGAGCAGCTTCTTGTATTGGTGGTCTTTTTTTAACCGGTTGATTTTCATCATGGCACCCATTTTGTTTGCGCTGTTCGACTTCCAAATTGTAAACACGAGCTTTTTGGAAATTCTCGTATTTTGGCTTCCGTCTTACTTTTGCTACAGTATGTCGATGCGTTATCTGTCCAGCAATATTCGCAATCAGCGCTGGAGTCAAGTCATCGATACGATTTTCATGCCATATCTGATATGGCCAGTTCTGCTTGAAACCTTGCACATCCATGAGAGGAAGTTCAAGGTGACGAACAAGAAGAAGGGCGCCGGACCGAAGTGGATGACTTCCTTGTTGTATGCACTTCCGCACATTTTCCTGCTGCTTCTTTCGGTTGCGGCAATCGTCCGGTTCGTGCACGGCAAGTACGGCTTGGCTCTCTTCTACAGCAGCATTATCGTGTTTTGGCTGGTTCATAATATGATTGCACTCTGTTATGCCTTGTTCTTCATGATCGGCCGCCGCGCTTATCGGGAGACAGAGCGAATTCGGGCGCAAGAGGATGTCACGATCCACTACAAAGCGGGCAACCTGCGCTATCAGGCCAGGACCGTCGATGTGTCGGAGCATGGCATTGCCATATATGTCGAACATCCCGTCTACTTGCCGCCCCAGACGACGATCTCACTCGTCGTGAAGAGCGAGCGCTATGAAGCGAGTCTGGATGCCGTCATCGTCTATGTGAAAAAGGATGGGGATGGCTGGCGCTATTCGGCAACGGTTCAGCCGGTCGATGAGACGAACAAACGCCAATACATGCAGATCATTTATGACCGGAAACACTCTTTGCCTGAGCAGATGAATCTATGGGATACGGCTTATGACGATATGGTCCGTAACGTGAAAAGGCGCATTGTTCAACCGCTTCTGGATAAACGAAAAATGCCGCGGATTCCGCTTCAGTGTCCAATCGTTATGACGAATGGTGCTGGATGTACGCTGCGCAGTTTTAATTACCTTTACTTTTCCGCCTCCGGATTCCAGGGCGATATTCCAGTAGGGGCTGTGGTGACCTTCTATACCCGAAGCGATATTGAAGTCATTGTGCGGCATACGGGTAAAACGACGGCCGGTCATCAAGAGGTGCTCCTCTCGGTTGAGAATATCGGCGATATAGTGGATCGCGGGCTTGTCGATCAGATGCTGGATGATTTGCTCCATCCACGTTCCGAGAGCGCTTAA
- a CDS encoding amino acid permease — MGQQELKRGLENRHVQLIAIGGTIGTGLFLGSGKAIQLAGPSIIFAYFIVGIAIFFVMRALGELLLSKAGYQSFTDIAEDYLGPRAAFVTGWTYWFCWIMTAMADVIAVGVYVKYWFDIPQWIPAVICLIILLSLNLLTVKSFGELEFWFALIKVVTILALIAIGVVLLVIGFQTDAGTVSVKNIWEHGGWFPNGVSGFLLSFQMVVFAYVGVELVGVSAAETSNPEKNIPSAINKIPLRILFFYVGALIILLCINPWTELTPSESPFVKTFALVGIPIAAGIINFVVLTSAASACNSGMFSTSRILYNLGKNNQAPTGFAKLNKNHVPSNALFISTLVLSVGALLSKLIPEQAFGIVTTISAICFIWVWGVILICHLRYKKTQPELQAKSKFKAPLTPFINYVVLTLFAIVLMIMLYAEETRPALLLTPIWFVLLFTLYASRRRKEQRNRV; from the coding sequence ATGGGACAACAGGAATTGAAGAGAGGGTTAGAGAATCGGCATGTTCAACTTATTGCCATTGGCGGCACCATTGGTACTGGGTTATTTTTAGGATCAGGCAAAGCAATACAACTGGCGGGGCCATCCATTATCTTTGCTTATTTTATCGTGGGTATTGCCATTTTTTTCGTGATGAGGGCGCTAGGAGAGCTATTATTGTCGAAGGCCGGGTATCAATCTTTTACAGACATTGCTGAAGACTATCTTGGACCACGGGCCGCGTTCGTAACTGGGTGGACCTATTGGTTCTGTTGGATCATGACGGCCATGGCCGATGTGATTGCTGTCGGGGTATACGTGAAATATTGGTTTGATATCCCGCAGTGGATCCCTGCAGTCATCTGTTTAATCATTTTATTATCACTCAATCTATTAACGGTTAAAAGTTTCGGGGAATTGGAATTTTGGTTTGCTCTAATCAAGGTCGTGACTATTCTGGCGCTGATTGCGATTGGCGTTGTTTTGCTGGTCATCGGATTCCAAACAGATGCAGGAACGGTGAGTGTCAAGAATATTTGGGAGCACGGGGGATGGTTTCCAAACGGCGTTTCGGGGTTCTTACTTTCATTCCAAATGGTTGTGTTTGCCTATGTCGGTGTGGAGTTAGTGGGTGTATCTGCAGCGGAGACATCTAATCCGGAGAAAAATATCCCGTCGGCGATTAATAAAATTCCGTTAAGAATTCTATTCTTCTACGTCGGAGCATTGATCATCCTATTATGCATTAACCCATGGACGGAACTCACTCCATCCGAAAGTCCCTTTGTCAAAACGTTTGCTTTGGTCGGCATTCCTATTGCCGCAGGAATTATTAACTTTGTCGTACTAACGTCAGCCGCCTCAGCTTGCAACAGCGGGATGTTCTCAACAAGTCGGATCTTATATAATTTGGGCAAGAATAACCAGGCTCCAACCGGCTTTGCCAAACTTAATAAAAATCATGTACCCAGCAACGCGTTATTCATATCTACGCTTGTCCTATCGGTGGGAGCTCTTCTGAGTAAGCTTATTCCGGAGCAAGCTTTTGGCATCGTGACAACCATTAGTGCCATTTGTTTTATCTGGGTATGGGGTGTCATTCTAATTTGTCATTTGCGGTATAAAAAAACACAGCCGGAATTACAGGCTAAATCGAAATTTAAGGCACCGTTGACGCCATTTATAAATTATGTTGTCCTAACGTTGTTTGCCATCGTTCTCATGATTATGCTGTATGCTGAAGAGACGCGCCCGGCCTTATTATTGACGCCAATATGGTTTGTTCTATTATTTACTTTGTATGCGAGCAGAAGAAGGAAGGAACAGCGTAACAGGGTATAG
- a CDS encoding VOC family protein: MSIKGLSHVAIQAKDYQATIAFYTEVLGFKTGHRWSLPSFQIQEASMLVSPDGRTCLEIFDNDAVIPAQGKKAVSDEEVAHGALLHLAFYVDDAEVMYQRALAYGAKPFVEPSHLSLGEPPLHVTNALVHSPNGEVIEFIEDVDFDMSSRVPEGSA, from the coding sequence ATGAGCATTAAAGGTCTATCCCATGTGGCCATTCAAGCCAAAGATTATCAAGCAACGATTGCATTCTATACGGAAGTGTTAGGGTTCAAGACGGGTCACCGCTGGAGCCTGCCTTCCTTCCAAATCCAAGAAGCTTCCATGCTGGTCTCGCCTGACGGAAGAACTTGCCTTGAAATCTTCGATAACGACGCCGTCATTCCCGCCCAAGGCAAGAAGGCCGTGTCGGATGAAGAGGTAGCCCACGGCGCACTGCTGCATCTCGCTTTCTATGTCGATGATGCCGAGGTGATGTACCAGAGAGCGCTTGCGTATGGCGCCAAGCCATTCGTAGAACCGTCGCACCTATCGCTCGGCGAACCGCCGCTTCACGTCACGAACGCGCTTGTTCACAGTCCCAATGGAGAAGTGATCGAATTTATTGAAGATGTTGATTTTGATATGTCCAGCAGGGTGCCGGAAGGTTCAGCGTAA
- a CDS encoding polysaccharide deacetylase family protein, translated as MSDRKRRTKMGMETYSTQVMELLSLGKTSDGVNQIKVIVTQEDRQAAYVIEIDDFTFLGLEALNPLNGDRIRLSPYSKWDPYRNTFYSAIIRTTDVSRDMLYFACSEAYIDRIKQIRDFPPVLIDEGGQEGGVEKFAQYRAQFLRQFSARVPRISILILVIFGLLTVLSIASKGKDDFVRIFSGPIGVVNAEVTTDDFQAPIVRAFISDLDKTGVSNVAVGSEQSALSQVSDQPNINQTQADFEVIDIDENKKLFGVPKKYVALTFDDGPSALTEQIVDILTEEKVTATFLFVGQNVERNPDAVTYANEHGMSIGNHSWDHSVLPRATSQDQSKNLSKTNSALESLTNTAVTLFRPPYGAVNDELVSEAKKLNMKTLLWNRDPEDWNEKKPEDIIRFFHQSEAAGGVYVLHENKNTLKALPDIIKYLKGKNLTFVAFK; from the coding sequence ATGTCTGATCGGAAGAGAAGGACGAAGATGGGGATGGAGACATACAGCACGCAGGTAATGGAGCTGCTGTCGCTTGGGAAGACCTCCGATGGTGTAAACCAAATCAAGGTTATCGTTACCCAAGAGGATAGACAAGCTGCATACGTAATCGAAATAGATGACTTTACATTTCTTGGGCTTGAAGCGTTGAATCCATTGAATGGAGACAGGATTCGACTCTCTCCCTATTCCAAGTGGGATCCTTACCGAAATACCTTTTATAGTGCCATAATCAGAACCACAGATGTTTCCCGAGATATGCTGTATTTTGCATGCAGCGAAGCATATATAGATCGAATAAAGCAGATCAGGGATTTTCCACCCGTTCTAATAGACGAGGGAGGGCAGGAAGGCGGAGTAGAGAAATTCGCTCAGTACCGAGCACAATTCCTGCGGCAATTCTCTGCACGCGTGCCAAGGATATCCATTCTAATCCTGGTCATATTCGGCTTGCTGACTGTTCTATCTATCGCTTCGAAGGGCAAAGATGATTTCGTACGTATATTTAGCGGGCCAATCGGCGTAGTGAATGCAGAGGTAACAACGGATGACTTTCAAGCACCGATTGTTCGCGCATTCATAAGTGATTTGGATAAGACCGGAGTTTCAAATGTGGCTGTTGGATCAGAACAATCCGCCCTATCCCAAGTCTCGGATCAGCCTAACATCAATCAGACGCAGGCAGACTTTGAAGTCATCGACATCGATGAGAATAAGAAGCTCTTTGGGGTGCCAAAGAAATATGTCGCCTTAACCTTCGATGATGGACCCTCCGCGCTCACGGAGCAAATCGTGGACATTCTAACGGAAGAGAAGGTAACGGCGACATTTCTATTCGTAGGGCAGAATGTGGAACGCAATCCAGATGCCGTAACTTATGCGAACGAGCATGGAATGTCAATTGGGAATCATTCCTGGGATCACAGTGTACTTCCGAGAGCTACCTCTCAGGATCAGAGTAAAAATTTGTCGAAGACAAACAGCGCTTTGGAATCCCTGACGAATACTGCCGTTACTTTGTTCCGCCCGCCATACGGTGCGGTTAACGATGAACTTGTCTCCGAGGCTAAGAAGTTGAATATGAAGACCCTCCTGTGGAATCGAGATCCGGAGGACTGGAATGAGAAGAAGCCAGAGGACATCATTCGATTCTTTCATCAGAGTGAAGCTGCTGGGGGCGTATATGTACTGCACGAGAACAAGAACACATTAAAGGCACTTCCAGATATTATAAAATACTTAAAAGGAAAGAACTTAACGTTCGTCGCGTTCAAATAA
- a CDS encoding bifunctional glycosyltransferase family 2/GtrA family protein encodes MVMERKNGETIILIPSLEPDERLLTYVQQLRDYGLIHIVIVDDGSGDAYQWIFGQLRESGCVLLRHTENQGKGAALKTGFQYIEQQFDEVACVVTADSDGQHAAEDVYRLAEEAKRHPDALVLGVRNFSEGGIPPKSLLGNRVTSFIFAMLYGKKLSDTQTGLRAFGPSLLAFMQNIRGTRFEYELQMLISCIQSGIPIHTLPIQVIYENGNAGTHFKAIQDSARVMRVLFSNFVRFISSSIASSVVDLGIAWLLIDILRPMLGEQDYIRILLATVIARVISIMVNYLLNKHFVFRKEDSQGSLWRYLTLCVIVILLSSTGVYLFHTMIFMNEKIAKLVCDAVLFLLSFQAQRRWVFAARRQRR; translated from the coding sequence ATGGTTATGGAGAGAAAAAACGGCGAAACGATTATCCTTATCCCATCGCTTGAGCCAGATGAGAGACTATTGACCTATGTACAGCAATTGCGAGATTATGGTTTGATCCATATTGTTATTGTGGACGACGGTTCCGGCGATGCGTACCAGTGGATTTTTGGTCAGCTTCGCGAGAGCGGTTGTGTTCTGCTGCGGCATACGGAGAATCAGGGGAAGGGCGCTGCGCTCAAGACGGGCTTTCAGTATATTGAACAGCAGTTCGATGAGGTTGCCTGCGTTGTAACGGCCGATTCAGATGGACAGCACGCAGCAGAGGATGTATACCGGCTTGCGGAAGAAGCGAAGCGTCATCCTGACGCGCTGGTTCTTGGGGTAAGGAACTTCAGCGAGGGAGGGATACCGCCGAAGTCATTGCTGGGCAATCGGGTTACTTCCTTTATTTTTGCGATGTTGTATGGCAAGAAGTTATCCGATACGCAGACAGGACTTCGGGCTTTCGGCCCTTCGCTGCTCGCATTTATGCAAAATATTCGCGGGACCCGATTTGAATACGAGCTGCAGATGCTCATCTCTTGTATTCAGTCCGGCATACCGATTCATACGCTGCCGATTCAAGTCATTTATGAAAATGGCAATGCGGGGACGCATTTTAAAGCGATTCAGGACAGCGCTCGGGTGATGCGTGTTCTGTTCTCCAATTTCGTGCGGTTTATTTCCTCTTCGATTGCAAGCTCTGTCGTCGATTTAGGGATCGCATGGCTACTGATCGACATATTGCGGCCCATGCTGGGTGAACAGGACTATATCAGGATCCTACTCGCGACGGTGATCGCAAGAGTCATCTCCATTATGGTCAACTATTTGCTGAATAAGCATTTTGTATTCCGCAAGGAGGATAGCCAGGGGAGTTTATGGAGGTATTTGACTTTGTGCGTAATCGTGATCTTGCTTTCCAGCACCGGGGTCTATTTGTTCCATACGATGATATTTATGAATGAGAAAATAGCAAAACTCGTCTGTGATGCCGTGTTGTTCCTGCTAAGCTTTCAGGCGCAGCGGCGGTGGGTATTTGCTGCAAGGAGGCAGCGACGATAG
- a CDS encoding DsbA family protein — MANDNHMICDLETGVCGVAGEEEMEMIDFNQPQKSIELYYVTDPICSHCWALEPVLRRFKEQYGHYFNFHTVMGGLLEKWSDEPVDPRNGISGPADVFGHWREVGEYSRMPIDGSLMLNNPVQSSFPPSRVFKVIQKNNNDALAYDYLRRSREALFVFNRNIAEESIMIDIVNQLGLDGEAIVRDAEHQSGQQLLNEDFSLARRLGVRGFPTIVMINEDNKGLKIVGSRSLESYVEGLQQTLNTGKIEPKQQPSLSNLLEQEKLLFSKEIEVMYDIEKSGINAFVEKELAPSSYEMKELLGEFYITTTK, encoded by the coding sequence ATGGCGAACGATAATCATATGATTTGTGATTTAGAGACTGGTGTATGTGGCGTAGCTGGGGAAGAAGAAATGGAGATGATCGATTTTAATCAACCTCAAAAATCCATTGAATTGTATTATGTCACGGATCCTATTTGCTCTCACTGCTGGGCGCTTGAGCCTGTTCTTCGTCGATTTAAAGAGCAGTATGGGCATTATTTTAACTTTCATACGGTAATGGGCGGGTTGCTGGAGAAATGGAGTGATGAGCCTGTCGACCCCCGTAACGGAATATCAGGACCTGCTGATGTCTTCGGCCACTGGAGAGAGGTTGGAGAATATTCGCGCATGCCGATTGACGGTTCATTGATGCTCAACAATCCGGTCCAATCCTCCTTCCCGCCTTCTCGTGTATTCAAAGTGATTCAAAAAAATAATAACGATGCATTAGCCTATGATTACTTAAGACGTTCACGAGAAGCCCTCTTCGTCTTTAATCGGAATATCGCTGAGGAATCCATCATGATAGACATCGTAAATCAGCTTGGGCTCGATGGAGAAGCTATTGTCAGGGATGCCGAGCATCAATCCGGCCAACAATTATTGAACGAAGATTTTAGTCTCGCTAGAAGACTTGGTGTTAGAGGCTTCCCGACGATCGTTATGATCAACGAGGACAATAAAGGATTGAAAATCGTAGGCAGCCGTTCGTTGGAATCCTATGTTGAGGGCCTGCAGCAAACGCTGAATACGGGGAAAATTGAGCCCAAACAACAACCATCCCTTTCGAACTTGCTTGAACAAGAAAAGCTATTATTCTCGAAAGAAATTGAAGTTATGTATGATATTGAAAAGTCGGGAATCAACGCTTTTGTTGAAAAAGAACTGGCACCAAGCAGTTATGAAATGAAGGAACTTCTAGGCGAATTCTATATTACAACCACGAAATAA